In Leptospira perdikensis, a single genomic region encodes these proteins:
- the epsC gene encoding serine O-acetyltransferase EpsC — protein sequence MLSNGQDELYTSILNRQSIPESVVGGKQVAIRFLEELFSILFSGYHSERNFTSKEQIMDQLELFRIRWKNLLEPYATYADKELGRIVALDDILHNFVAKLPGLYQWMWEDAEAAFLGDPAAESIHEVILAYSGFYAGAVHRVANYFFKSSLPIFPKLLSGVAHEATGIDIHPGAEIGRAFFMDHGTGIVIGETTQIADNVKIYQGVTLGALSVNKSLAKQKRHPTIEEGVVIYAGATILGGETVIGKQSIIGGNAWITQSIPPYSVVYQKSEVRVRSSNEIQGLDFTI from the coding sequence ATGTTATCAAACGGACAAGATGAATTATATACTTCCATACTAAATCGCCAATCCATTCCGGAATCCGTGGTGGGAGGAAAACAAGTAGCAATTCGTTTTTTAGAAGAATTGTTTTCCATTCTTTTTTCTGGATACCATTCTGAACGTAACTTCACTTCCAAAGAGCAAATTATGGACCAATTGGAACTCTTTCGAATTCGTTGGAAGAACTTACTCGAACCTTATGCAACTTATGCGGATAAAGAACTGGGTCGTATTGTTGCGTTAGATGATATTTTACATAACTTTGTTGCCAAACTTCCTGGGTTATACCAATGGATGTGGGAAGATGCAGAAGCTGCTTTTTTAGGAGATCCTGCGGCAGAAAGTATCCATGAAGTGATTCTCGCCTATTCAGGGTTTTACGCTGGTGCAGTACACAGAGTTGCCAATTATTTTTTTAAGTCGTCTTTGCCTATTTTTCCAAAACTTTTGTCGGGTGTGGCTCATGAGGCAACTGGAATTGACATCCATCCTGGTGCGGAAATTGGAAGAGCCTTTTTTATGGATCATGGAACAGGGATTGTGATCGGAGAAACTACACAAATTGCTGATAATGTAAAGATATATCAGGGTGTGACTCTGGGAGCTTTGTCGGTAAACAAGTCTTTGGCGAAACAAAAACGCCATCCAACAATTGAAGAGGGTGTTGTGATTTATGCAGGAGCCACCATCCTCGGTGGAGAAACGGTGATTGGGAAACAATCCATTATCGGAGGGAATGCTTGGATTACCCAAAGCATTCCTCCATATTCCGTTGTGTATCAGAAATCAGAAGTGCGAGTTAGAAGTTCGAATGAAATCCAAGGTTTGGATTTCACCATTTGA
- a CDS encoding family 2A encapsulin nanocompartment cargo protein cysteine desulfurase, with protein sequence MNTNDPSFLKLKPDSFINGSPSQFPDEKTLEKMAKEMFGVLQSFGGSNVPTASFPSNALPSQNLPKESLPYLEDLKLTDTGFSYSDFQSFPSIGLPQSGGGNLASARRDFPILTETVNGKPLVWLDNAATTQKPTSVIERLSHFYLHENSNIHRAAHTLAARSTDAYEKARSLVQGFIGAGSVEEIVFVRGTTEGINLLSNILSDKHIQSGDEILITHLEHHANIVPWQMVCAKKGAKLRVAPVDDSGQIILSEYERLLNSKTKIVSITQVSNALGTVVPVEEMTKSAHKVGALVIVDGAQSVSHMPVNVQEIDCDFFVFSGHKLFAPTGIGVVYGKKSILDSLPPWQGGGNMIKDVNFDHTTFQEAPFRFEAGTGNIADAVGLGAAIEYLNRFGMKQISAFEHDLLEYGTKELLKVPGLRLIGTAKDKAGVLSFVIDGFKTEEIGKKLAEEGIAVRAGHHCAQPILRRFGLESTVRPSLAFYNSCEDIDALIRVLYGLGSQNRIGI encoded by the coding sequence ATGAATACAAATGATCCGAGTTTTTTAAAATTAAAACCGGACTCGTTCATCAATGGTTCTCCTTCTCAGTTTCCTGATGAAAAAACATTAGAAAAAATGGCGAAGGAAATGTTTGGAGTTTTGCAATCGTTTGGTGGAAGTAACGTTCCTACAGCGAGTTTTCCATCAAATGCCTTACCTTCGCAAAATTTACCAAAAGAGTCCTTACCTTATTTAGAAGACTTAAAATTAACAGATACAGGCTTTTCTTATTCTGATTTTCAGTCTTTTCCAAGTATCGGTTTACCTCAGTCAGGTGGTGGGAACCTCGCATCCGCAAGAAGAGATTTTCCGATCCTAACCGAAACAGTCAATGGGAAACCTTTGGTTTGGCTCGACAATGCAGCTACCACACAAAAACCAACTTCGGTGATAGAAAGATTATCTCATTTTTATCTACATGAGAATTCCAATATCCATCGTGCAGCCCATACTCTGGCGGCAAGATCCACCGATGCTTATGAAAAAGCAAGGTCACTTGTCCAAGGGTTTATTGGAGCCGGGAGCGTTGAAGAAATTGTTTTTGTCAGAGGAACCACAGAAGGAATCAATCTCCTTTCCAATATTTTATCTGACAAACACATCCAATCGGGTGATGAAATACTCATCACTCATTTGGAACACCACGCAAACATTGTTCCTTGGCAAATGGTCTGTGCTAAAAAAGGCGCAAAGTTACGAGTGGCTCCCGTAGATGATTCAGGACAAATCATTCTAAGTGAATACGAACGTTTGTTAAACTCCAAAACAAAAATTGTATCCATCACACAAGTTTCGAATGCTTTAGGAACCGTGGTTCCCGTAGAGGAGATGACAAAGTCTGCTCATAAAGTAGGAGCCCTTGTGATTGTGGATGGAGCTCAGTCCGTATCACATATGCCAGTGAATGTTCAGGAGATTGATTGCGACTTCTTTGTTTTTAGTGGTCACAAACTTTTTGCTCCGACTGGCATTGGTGTGGTTTATGGAAAAAAATCCATTCTCGACAGTTTACCTCCTTGGCAAGGCGGAGGGAATATGATTAAAGATGTCAACTTTGATCACACTACCTTCCAAGAAGCACCGTTCCGTTTTGAAGCAGGAACTGGAAACATCGCCGACGCTGTAGGCCTTGGAGCTGCTATCGAATATCTGAACCGATTTGGAATGAAACAAATTTCAGCCTTCGAACACGATCTATTGGAATATGGCACCAAAGAATTGTTAAAGGTTCCAGGTCTACGTCTGATTGGAACAGCCAAAGACAAAGCGGGTGTGTTATCCTTTGTCATTGATGGATTCAAAACAGAAGAGATTGGAAAAAAATTAGCGGAAGAAGGAATTGCTGTGCGTGCCGGTCACCACTGTGCCCAACCAATCTTAAGAAGATTTGGATTGGAATCAACAGTGCGACCTTCCCTTGCTTTTTACAATTCTTGTGAAGACATTGATGCACTCATCCGAGTGTTGTACGGCTTAGGAAGTCAGAATCGAATCGGAATTTAG
- a CDS encoding family 2A encapsulin nanocompartment shell protein — protein sequence MAEQTQHALGDLAARQLANTVKTNAQYGAITPRFLVRLLDWKPLEAGVLRVNRVKSNSQVDVLCGQKGEQELPETFVNYEEKPREYTLSLISTILDVQTRVSDLYSSPHEQINEQLRLAIESVKEKQELELINNEDYGLLKNVPAHQRINTRKGPPTPDDLDDLITKVWKEPSFFLAHPLAIAAFGRECTRRGVPPATVTLFGAQFLTWRGLPLIPTDKLLVNGETNPKSAAGTSSILLLRVGEKKQGVVGLYQSNLPGEQTPGLSVRFMGINRSAIGSYLISLYCSAAILTDDAIAALDNVDVGNYYEYK from the coding sequence ATGGCAGAACAAACCCAACACGCTTTGGGAGATTTAGCCGCACGCCAACTGGCAAATACGGTAAAAACAAATGCACAATACGGTGCAATCACTCCACGTTTTTTAGTTAGGTTACTTGATTGGAAACCTTTAGAGGCAGGGGTTCTCCGAGTCAACCGAGTCAAATCCAATTCACAAGTGGATGTACTTTGTGGACAAAAGGGAGAACAAGAACTTCCAGAAACTTTTGTTAACTATGAAGAAAAACCTCGTGAATACACTCTTAGTTTAATTTCTACAATCCTTGATGTACAAACCAGAGTTTCTGATTTATACAGTTCCCCACATGAACAAATCAATGAACAACTGAGACTTGCCATTGAAAGTGTAAAAGAAAAACAAGAATTGGAACTCATCAATAATGAAGATTATGGATTATTAAAAAACGTTCCGGCTCATCAAAGAATTAACACAAGAAAAGGACCTCCTACTCCTGATGATTTAGATGATTTAATCACAAAAGTTTGGAAAGAACCATCTTTCTTTTTAGCACACCCACTAGCGATTGCTGCTTTTGGTCGTGAATGTACAAGAAGAGGTGTTCCACCGGCCACCGTAACTCTGTTTGGTGCACAATTTCTAACCTGGAGAGGACTTCCACTCATTCCTACGGATAAACTTCTTGTGAATGGTGAAACAAATCCAAAGTCTGCGGCAGGAACTTCTAGTATCTTACTCTTAAGAGTTGGTGAAAAAAAACAAGGGGTTGTAGGTTTATACCAATCCAACCTGCCAGGGGAACAAACTCCGGGACTTTCTGTTCGTTTTATGGGAATTAATCGATCAGCAATTGGATCCTATTTGATTTCACTCTACTGCTCAGCAGCCATACTCACTGACGATGCGATTGCTGCACTCGACAATGTAGATGTGGGAAATTATTATGAATACAAATGA
- a CDS encoding PAS domain-containing hybrid sensor histidine kinase/response regulator, translated as MAESFNYQSIVESFDEFLIYVDPFLEIQFSRTSPNLYLPPDSISTGKHINDLHIIPRDALILTNLCQETLARRTPFQFTTSLLGNPFRISGRYLESKNTPGVILRGEPNFSIENVILDSGPYVIFRFKFDSEFLTTYVSPNVSLNLGYQTGDFKKGMLKPDDLIHPDDIEKAHLDEREQIKNKSRTYQREYRFKKQDGTYIYVSDYSVVSYFSSLPTEKISYLIDITGRKDKELEILKQRDELTRVKLLFEETNAAANVGAWDVDLVNHTLYWAKETKRIHEVADDYIPELNTAFEFYPIESDRNHLLSAFNEAATNGTSYDLVLQIKTVTGKFKWVRTIGHSVFKDGICIRVFGSFQDITRSVHLDLQREEALANLETILDATTHVTIIGTDTNGIITHFNKGAEYHLQYKAEEVVGKTSPDIFHIPEEIQTRANVLSNKFGVPISGFETFVYKAQLGEYDSNEWTYVRKDKSKFPVQLVATATKNKKGEITGYLGIGIDISAHKATEEALRASESRWQFALEGSGDGIWDWNSQTNKVFFSNQWKNMLGYSDEEIGADVSEWESRVHPEDKPNYFSALEKHFNGKTNVYVNEHRMLCKDGTYKWILDRGKVTEWTEDKKPLRMIGTHTDITERKLLEQALIVARENAEKASQAKSDFLANMSHEIRTPLNGVIGFSDLLLRTDLNQVQKKYMETVYLSANSLLDLINDILDFSKIESGKMELYKERINIYDLLHQIAEIVKHKAYEKGLELILNISPKVPRNIFVDSLRLRQILLNLIGNALKFTLKGEIQIKISAEPKGNNEYLLLFEVIDTGIGISPENKDKIFEVFSQADTSTTRQFGGTGLGLSISSKLLNLFDSKMELESERDKGSRFFFKILTLADNERNIEPELNKIKKVMVLDDNETNLFVIEEMLSHKGIEVTSFRSPKKALDAINSGIFYDVVISDFNMPEMSGLDFFETLSKTAETKHFKKPFFSLHTSSNEEGIYERAQKIGIQSVLLKPIQTNILYESLDKLISGNTTEVATSNYEPVHPIQTNEKIKVMIVEDNPVNMMLTKAIVQKSLPGTIIIEAANGSLAVENFIQTEPQLVFMDVQMPEMNGYDATKAIRKLENGKLVPIIALTAGTLSGEEERCLDCGMNDYISKPVVLKTIAEKMKHWLQIE; from the coding sequence ATGGCAGAAAGTTTCAACTACCAGTCCATTGTGGAGAGTTTTGACGAATTTTTAATCTATGTAGATCCCTTCTTAGAAATTCAATTTTCCCGCACTTCTCCCAATCTCTACCTGCCACCTGATTCCATTTCTACGGGAAAACATATCAATGACCTACACATCATTCCAAGAGATGCCCTCATCCTCACCAACCTTTGCCAAGAAACATTAGCAAGAAGGACTCCGTTTCAATTCACAACAAGCCTTCTTGGAAATCCCTTTCGGATCTCAGGAAGGTATTTGGAATCTAAAAATACACCCGGTGTGATTCTACGTGGAGAACCTAATTTTAGTATAGAAAATGTAATTTTAGATAGTGGTCCTTATGTAATCTTTCGATTTAAATTTGATTCTGAGTTTTTAACTACTTATGTATCTCCCAACGTTTCTCTCAACCTAGGTTATCAAACTGGCGATTTTAAAAAAGGGATGTTGAAACCAGATGACCTCATCCATCCAGATGATATTGAAAAAGCACATCTAGACGAAAGAGAACAAATCAAAAACAAATCACGTACCTACCAAAGAGAATACAGATTCAAAAAACAGGACGGAACCTATATTTACGTTTCCGATTATAGTGTTGTTAGTTATTTCAGTTCCCTCCCCACTGAAAAAATTTCTTACCTCATTGATATCACCGGCAGAAAGGATAAAGAATTAGAAATTCTTAAACAACGAGATGAATTAACAAGGGTCAAACTTCTCTTTGAAGAAACCAACGCAGCAGCAAACGTGGGAGCCTGGGATGTTGATTTGGTCAATCACACATTATATTGGGCAAAAGAAACAAAACGAATCCACGAAGTAGCTGATGACTATATCCCTGAACTAAATACAGCTTTTGAATTTTACCCTATTGAATCAGATCGAAATCATTTATTATCTGCTTTTAACGAAGCCGCAACCAATGGAACCTCCTACGATTTAGTTTTACAGATAAAAACAGTTACTGGAAAATTCAAATGGGTAAGAACCATCGGGCATTCTGTATTTAAAGATGGGATATGCATTCGAGTATTTGGAAGTTTCCAAGACATTACAAGAAGTGTTCATTTAGATTTACAACGAGAAGAAGCTCTCGCCAATTTAGAAACCATTCTTGATGCCACAACACATGTAACCATCATAGGGACAGACACGAATGGAATCATCACCCATTTCAATAAAGGTGCCGAGTACCATTTACAATACAAAGCCGAGGAAGTTGTTGGCAAAACTTCTCCGGACATTTTCCACATACCAGAAGAAATACAAACTCGAGCAAATGTTCTTTCCAATAAATTTGGAGTTCCCATTTCTGGCTTTGAAACTTTTGTATACAAAGCACAGTTAGGTGAATATGATTCTAACGAATGGACTTATGTTCGAAAAGACAAAAGCAAATTTCCCGTCCAACTGGTTGCTACTGCAACCAAAAACAAAAAAGGTGAAATTACTGGTTATTTAGGAATTGGAATTGATATATCAGCCCATAAAGCCACCGAAGAAGCGTTACGTGCCAGTGAAAGCCGTTGGCAATTTGCTTTGGAGGGTTCGGGAGATGGTATTTGGGATTGGAATTCTCAAACAAACAAAGTTTTCTTTTCCAACCAATGGAAAAATATGTTGGGTTATTCTGACGAAGAAATTGGTGCAGATGTATCCGAATGGGAATCAAGAGTTCATCCAGAAGACAAACCAAATTACTTTTCCGCTTTAGAGAAACATTTTAATGGAAAAACCAATGTTTACGTCAATGAACACAGAATGTTGTGTAAAGACGGAACTTATAAATGGATTTTAGACCGAGGGAAAGTCACAGAATGGACAGAAGATAAAAAACCCCTTCGAATGATTGGGACTCATACCGACATCACAGAACGAAAGTTACTTGAACAAGCTCTTATCGTGGCACGTGAAAATGCAGAAAAAGCCTCTCAAGCAAAATCAGATTTTCTCGCCAATATGAGTCACGAAATTCGAACTCCACTCAATGGTGTGATTGGTTTTTCTGATCTTTTACTGCGAACTGATCTTAACCAAGTTCAGAAAAAATATATGGAAACCGTATATCTTTCGGCAAATTCCCTTCTGGATCTTATCAACGATATATTAGATTTTTCAAAAATAGAATCAGGAAAGATGGAACTCTATAAAGAGAGAATCAACATTTACGACTTACTCCATCAAATTGCAGAAATCGTAAAACACAAAGCATACGAAAAGGGACTCGAGCTCATTCTCAATATTTCACCAAAAGTTCCAAGAAACATATTTGTAGACTCTTTGCGACTTAGGCAGATTCTTTTGAATTTAATTGGTAATGCTTTAAAATTTACCTTAAAAGGTGAAATCCAAATCAAGATTTCTGCAGAACCAAAGGGAAATAATGAATATCTACTTTTATTTGAGGTAATTGATACTGGAATTGGTATCAGTCCAGAAAATAAAGATAAAATTTTCGAAGTTTTTTCACAAGCAGATACATCCACCACACGTCAGTTTGGTGGTACCGGCTTAGGATTGTCTATATCTAGCAAATTACTAAACCTATTTGATTCAAAAATGGAATTAGAATCGGAACGAGACAAAGGGTCCCGTTTCTTTTTCAAAATCCTAACTCTTGCTGACAATGAAAGAAATATAGAACCAGAACTAAACAAAATCAAAAAAGTGATGGTATTGGATGATAACGAAACCAACTTATTTGTGATCGAAGAAATGTTATCCCATAAAGGAATTGAAGTAACTAGTTTTCGATCTCCCAAAAAAGCATTGGATGCAATCAATTCCGGAATTTTTTACGATGTAGTCATCTCAGATTTTAATATGCCTGAAATGAGTGGCCTCGATTTTTTTGAGACCCTTTCAAAAACGGCAGAAACGAAACACTTTAAGAAACCATTTTTCTCACTACACACTTCTTCCAATGAAGAAGGTATCTATGAAAGAGCACAAAAAATCGGCATACAATCCGTCTTACTAAAACCCATCCAAACCAACATTCTTTATGAAAGTTTGGACAAATTGATTTCCGGTAACACTACAGAAGTTGCCACATCAAATTACGAACCGGTACACCCAATCCAAACCAATGAGAAAATCAAGGTAATGATTGTTGAAGACAATCCAGTAAACATGATGTTAACCAAAGCGATTGTTCAAAAATCTTTACCTGGAACCATTATTATTGAAGCAGCGAACGGGTCTTTGGCCGTAGAAAACTTTATCCAAACAGAACCACAATTGGTATTTATGGATGTACAAATGCCAGAAATGAATGGTTATGATGCGACAAAAGCCATCCGGAAACTAGAAAATGGTAAACTTGTCCCTATCATTGCCCTCACCGCCGGTACTCTGTCAGGTGAAGAAGAACGTTGTCTCGATTGTGGAATGAACGATTATATTTCCAAACCTGTTGTATTAAAAACCATAGCGGAAAAAATGAAACATTGGCTACAAATCGAATAA
- a CDS encoding hemolysin family protein, protein MEIIGIFLILLLVFVNGFFVAAEFAMVSIRPSRLEELVKENRAMAHITKKAVSKIDDMLSVCQVGITVASLLLGWIGEALFASVVSGFLHMFHIELDLVTIHSISIGVSFTLITLLHVILGELVPKTLAIQNTEAIALGVSAPMWLFYYLFFPVTFIMNRLAGGILTLFRLQRTGDKYVHSAEELMIIIEEQRKQGRIDNAEMQLIQKTFDFSEHTAKDVMTHRLSIIGIPQESTIDKMLPLIAEHNFSRYPVYDQTLDRIVGIVHVQKYLKWQAAHLSAKGKKEKITVIMEKDFVKVPESMSIERVMTKLREKKQHMAIIIDEYGGVSGLLTLEDIIEEFFGEIRDETDTDEVDVTSKNKKTKAITLDGETELSSLSGILEGEEPSDMEEVRTIAGYFMEKNEDMPKEGSIVQIKKGSLKVKKMEGNKIISILFTPKLEEDNDSEMDRELSYEDR, encoded by the coding sequence ATGGAAATAATCGGCATCTTTCTCATCCTTCTCCTCGTCTTTGTCAATGGTTTCTTCGTAGCAGCTGAGTTTGCCATGGTTTCCATCCGCCCCTCTCGCCTAGAGGAGCTCGTCAAAGAAAACAGAGCTATGGCTCATATTACCAAAAAGGCCGTCTCTAAAATTGATGATATGTTATCGGTTTGCCAAGTGGGAATCACAGTCGCAAGCCTACTTCTTGGTTGGATTGGTGAGGCCTTGTTTGCCAGTGTTGTTTCTGGCTTCCTTCATATGTTCCATATCGAATTGGATCTTGTGACCATCCATAGTATTTCCATTGGAGTTTCCTTTACTCTGATCACACTATTGCATGTGATTTTGGGAGAGTTGGTTCCTAAAACTCTTGCCATTCAAAACACAGAAGCAATCGCTCTTGGGGTTTCTGCTCCCATGTGGTTGTTCTACTATTTATTTTTTCCAGTGACATTCATTATGAATCGTTTGGCTGGAGGAATTCTCACTTTATTCCGATTACAACGGACAGGTGACAAGTATGTTCACTCTGCAGAAGAGTTGATGATCATCATCGAAGAACAAAGGAAACAAGGTCGGATTGACAATGCTGAGATGCAACTCATCCAAAAGACTTTTGATTTTTCCGAACACACTGCTAAAGATGTAATGACACATCGGCTTTCTATCATTGGAATTCCGCAAGAGTCTACAATTGATAAAATGCTTCCACTGATTGCTGAACATAACTTTTCACGTTACCCCGTATATGATCAAACTTTGGATCGAATTGTGGGTATTGTCCATGTGCAGAAATACTTAAAGTGGCAAGCGGCCCATCTTTCCGCCAAAGGCAAAAAAGAAAAAATTACAGTAATTATGGAAAAGGATTTTGTAAAAGTTCCTGAATCTATGTCCATTGAACGCGTGATGACAAAACTCCGTGAGAAAAAACAACATATGGCAATCATCATTGATGAATATGGTGGTGTATCCGGTTTACTTACCTTAGAAGATATTATTGAAGAATTTTTTGGTGAAATTCGTGATGAAACAGATACCGATGAAGTGGACGTTACCTCAAAGAATAAAAAAACAAAAGCCATTACCTTGGATGGAGAAACAGAACTTTCGAGTTTGTCTGGGATCTTAGAAGGGGAAGAACCTTCCGATATGGAAGAAGTCAGAACCATCGCCGGTTATTTTATGGAAAAGAATGAAGATATGCCTAAGGAAGGTAGTATCGTTCAAATCAAAAAAGGAAGTCTTAAGGTAAAAAAAATGGAAGGGAATAAAATCATTTCTATTTTGTTTACCCCGAAATTAGAAGAAGACAACGATTCCGAAATGGACCGAGAACTCTCTTACGAGGACAGATAG
- a CDS encoding phosphopantothenoylcysteine decarboxylase: MKEIVIAVSGSIASYKACDLVRGLTKQGYPVRVIMTSNATKFVGKITFEALTGKPVRVDEFDTGMAHIEIKNIASVFAVVPASANIIGKMANGIADDLVTSTYLACTSPVLVAPSMNPGMYLHPAVQRNLKTLEKDGVTIVSPDKGIVVCGDEGYGKLATVESITEQVIKLHTSNS; encoded by the coding sequence ATGAAAGAAATTGTAATTGCCGTTTCTGGATCCATAGCTTCATATAAAGCTTGTGATTTGGTGAGAGGACTTACCAAACAAGGATATCCTGTCCGTGTGATTATGACTTCCAACGCTACAAAGTTTGTTGGAAAAATTACCTTTGAAGCTTTGACCGGAAAACCCGTTCGTGTAGATGAATTTGATACAGGTATGGCCCATATCGAAATCAAAAACATTGCCTCTGTTTTTGCTGTTGTTCCGGCTTCTGCTAATATCATCGGAAAAATGGCAAATGGAATTGCTGACGATTTAGTCACTTCCACTTATCTTGCCTGCACCTCTCCTGTGTTAGTTGCCCCTTCTATGAATCCTGGAATGTATTTACATCCGGCCGTCCAAAGGAATTTAAAAACTTTGGAAAAGGATGGTGTGACGATAGTTTCCCCCGACAAAGGGATTGTTGTTTGTGGTGATGAAGGATACGGAAAATTAGCAACCGTGGAATCCATCACAGAACAAGTTATCAAACTTCACACTTCGAATTCATGA
- a CDS encoding phosphopantothenoylcysteine decarboxylase, producing the protein MNLKFKRVIVTSGPTREWIDPVRYISNASSGKMGYEIAKSFLLYPVEVVYIHGNTLERYANVAGAKRNVEVETTIQLRDAVLSEITADSLLVMAAAPADFRPIMTAEHKIKKEKTSEGTKGLLLELEENPDVLQQVTEYVSEHKIENSIRVGFAAETRELERYAKDKLQRKGLHFIVGNYVGSGKGFGEVDSSVRIFSANGLEKEIGPLPKEKIAEALVQFLVSV; encoded by the coding sequence ATGAACTTAAAATTCAAACGAGTTATAGTTACCTCTGGTCCAACTCGGGAATGGATTGACCCAGTTCGTTATATTTCCAATGCCTCTTCTGGAAAGATGGGTTATGAAATTGCTAAATCCTTTTTATTGTATCCTGTCGAAGTCGTTTACATTCACGGAAATACATTAGAACGATACGCTAATGTAGCAGGCGCTAAACGAAATGTCGAAGTCGAAACTACCATACAGTTACGAGATGCGGTTTTGTCTGAAATCACGGCAGATAGTTTACTGGTGATGGCAGCAGCTCCTGCCGATTTTCGTCCCATCATGACCGCAGAACATAAAATTAAAAAAGAAAAAACTTCTGAAGGAACCAAAGGTCTTCTTCTCGAGTTAGAAGAAAATCCTGATGTTTTACAACAAGTTACAGAGTATGTTTCTGAACACAAAATAGAGAATTCGATTCGGGTTGGATTTGCTGCTGAAACTAGAGAATTAGAAAGGTATGCAAAAGACAAACTCCAGAGAAAAGGCCTTCACTTCATAGTAGGAAATTATGTGGGTTCGGGTAAAGGATTTGGAGAAGTGGATTCAAGTGTTCGTATTTTTAGTGCCAATGGTTTGGAAAAAGAAATTGGACCCCTGCCAAAAGAAAAAATCGCAGAGGCACTTGTACAATTTTTAGTGTCCGTTTGA
- a CDS encoding DMT family protein produces MITIILLILSNIFMTFAWYGHLKYAKSSHMFYIVLFSWGIAFFEYVLMVPANRIGFTVYKFEGFQLKIIQEVITIFVFILFATLFLGERLKWNYIVSFGLILLAGYFAFGFGNKSNGH; encoded by the coding sequence ATGATCACCATCATCCTACTGATACTTTCCAATATCTTTATGACCTTTGCCTGGTATGGGCATTTGAAGTATGCAAAATCCAGCCATATGTTTTATATTGTTCTCTTTTCTTGGGGAATTGCATTCTTTGAATATGTTTTGATGGTTCCTGCCAATCGAATTGGATTTACCGTTTACAAATTTGAAGGTTTCCAATTAAAAATCATCCAAGAAGTGATTACCATTTTTGTGTTCATTCTGTTCGCAACCCTTTTCTTGGGAGAACGACTCAAATGGAATTATATAGTAAGTTTTGGATTGATTCTTCTTGCGGGATACTTTGCATTTGGTTTTGGGAACAAATCAAACGGACACTAA